The Anabaena sp. WA102 genome contains a region encoding:
- a CDS encoding bifunctional nuclease family protein → MIEMKVAGIALDAITRSPIVLLKDGSDRRALPIYIGQEQARAIMGAMENQKPPRPLTHDLIVNMLETWNMTLDKVIIHTLQKDTFYAALILQQGDVKKEIDARPSDAIAIALRTNTPIWVMEEVVADASIPVDRDADEAEQEAFREFISNLRPEDLIKRFGNGD, encoded by the coding sequence ATGATAGAAATGAAAGTCGCTGGTATAGCATTAGATGCAATCACCCGCAGCCCAATTGTACTTTTGAAGGATGGTTCAGATCGTCGCGCTTTGCCTATTTATATAGGTCAAGAACAGGCCAGAGCAATTATGGGGGCAATGGAAAATCAAAAGCCGCCTCGACCTTTAACCCACGATTTGATTGTGAATATGCTGGAAACATGGAATATGACTTTGGATAAAGTTATTATTCATACCTTGCAAAAAGATACTTTTTATGCGGCGTTGATTCTTCAGCAAGGCGATGTCAAAAAAGAAATTGATGCTCGTCCGAGTGATGCGATCGCTATAGCTCTCCGTACAAATACTCCTATCTGGGTTATGGAAGAAGTAGTAGCTGATGCTTCTATTCCCGTAGATCGTGATGCTGATGAGGCTGAACAGGAAGCTTTCCGTGAATTTATTTCTAATCTCCGTCCTGAAGATCTAATCAAGCGGTTTGGGAATGGTGACTAA